The Clupea harengus chromosome 26, Ch_v2.0.2, whole genome shotgun sequence genome has a segment encoding these proteins:
- the LOC122128866 gene encoding vegetative cell wall protein gp1-like, which translates to MLTAARLTPLTTTAWLLPVPNTVPQKTTAPPPPTTETPAASTPASPAAPPSTETPPDAPPPPSTEAPPPPPTTEAPAAPPTTEAPAAPPSTEAPATTEAPAASTDAPPPPPATTEAPPTPATTEAPPTPATTEAPATPPTTETPPAPPTTEATDAPPSTDAPPPPPPSTTEAPDASTAATPPSTEAPPASPPAPPTTEEPPLPPHWLFSAISATSLALCFSHSWRLIGSFHSSPQHSLPEAHPAAGV; encoded by the exons ATGCTAACAGCAGCTAGGCTAACCCCACTCACCACTACAGCTTGGCTACTCCCAGTACCCAACACTGTACCTCAAA AAACtactgctcctcctccacccaccacaGAAACACCTGCTGCCTCAACTCCTGCCTCACCTGCTGCTCCCCCCTCCACAGAAACACCCCCTGatgctcctcctccaccctccacagaagcacctcctcctccccccaccacaGAAGCACCTGCTGCTCCACCCACCACAGAAGCACCTGCTGCTCCACCCTCCACAGAAGCTCCTGCCACCACAGAAGCACCTGCTGCCTCAACTGatgctcctcctccacctccagccaCCACAGAAGCACCTCCTACTCCAGCCACCACAGAAGCACCTCCTACTCCAGCCACCACAGAAGCACCTGCTACTCCACCCACCACAGAAACACCTCCTGCTCCACCCACCACAGAAGCAACTGATGCTCCACCCTCCACTGatgctccacctcctcctcctccatccaccACAGAAGCACCTGATGCCTCAACTGCAGCTACTCCACCCTCCACAGAAGCACCTCCTGCCTCACCTCCTGCTCCCCCCACCACAGAAgaacctcct CTGCCACCTCATTGGCTCTTTTCTGCCATATCTGCCACCTCATTGGCTCTTTGCTTCTCCCACAGCTGGCGCCTCATTGGCTCTTTCCACAGCAGCCCCCAGCACAGTCTCCCTGAGGCTCACCCTGCAGCAGGAGTTTAG
- the LOC122128522 gene encoding serine protease 27-like gives MSDCQQRVCGRPPLNTRIVGGQDAPAGSWAWQASIQRSGRHSCGGSLINKEWVLTAAHCFGSSNPSRLTVLLGLESLDGSNPNRVSSTVRTIIRHPDYNRFTSDNDIALLQLSAPVTFTNYISPVCLAASESVFINGTNSWVTGFGNIREGESLPSPGTLQEVEVPVIVNTQCNSLYGVGSITDNMICAGLLAGGKDSCQGDSGGPMVNKQEMVSRQDSVWIQSGIVSFGVGCARPNFPGVYARVSRYQNWINSIISSDQPGFIQFTGPPPPSASIAPVLTSTSTLQSKSPLQLGYSQYPIQLC, from the exons ATGTCTGATTGCCAGCAAAGAG TGTGTGGTAGACCTCCACTCAACACCAGGATAGTTGGGGGCCAGGATGCCCCAGCAGGAAGTTGGGCCTGGCAGGCCAGTATCCAGCGGTCTGGACGTCACTCCTGTGGAGGGTCCCTGATCAACAAGGAGTGGGTCTTAACGGCAGCTCACTGCTTCGGCAG CTCCAACCCCAGTCGCCTGACGGTTCTCTTGGGTCTTGAGAGCCTGGATGGTAGCAACCCCAACAGAGTTAGCAGCACTGTGCGTACGATCATCCGCCATCCCGATTACAACAGGTTCACCAGCGACAACGACATCGCTCTGCTTCAGCTCAGTGCCCCAGTCACCTTCACTAACTACATCAGTCCTGTGTGTCTGGCtgccagtgagagtgtgttcatcAACGGCACCAACAGCTGGGTCACTGGCTTTGGAAACATCCGTGAAGGAG AATCCCTTCCATCCCCTGGGACTCTACAGGAAGTGGAGGTGCCTGTGATTGTGAACACACAGTGCAACTCTTTGTATGGAGTCGGCTCAATCACAGACAACATGATCTGTGCTGGTCTTCTCGCTGGAGGGAAAGACTCTTGCCAG GGAGACTCGGGTGGACCAATGGTGAACAAACAGGAGATGGTGAGCAGACAGGACTCTGTGTGGATCCAGTCCGGTATCGTTAGTTTTGGAGTCGGTTGTGCTCGACCCAATTTTCCTGGTGTGTACGCCAGGGTGTCCCGTTATCAGAACTGGATCAACTCCATCATCAGCAGTGACCAACCAGGCTTCATCCAGTTCACTGGGCCACCTCCTCCTAGTGCATCTATAGCCCCAGTGCTCACCAGCACGTCTACGCTGCAAAGTAAGTCACCACTACAGCTAGGCTACTCCCAGTACCCAATACAGCTATGCTAA